From the Labeo rohita strain BAU-BD-2019 chromosome 21, IGBB_LRoh.1.0, whole genome shotgun sequence genome, the window aaatgttgtcccaactagtcaaacacagttgtctgagcaaagaatttcatattgttggaattttaaggctttgtaagttcccagcatgcattgcagcatgagtaaattatggagtatacttacagtataaaactactaatctAGTATTTTACTTCAacgtgtactaaaaatgcatagaaagtatttaattagtaaactatcagtatacctgtaagttcacttttagtatacttgcattgcaaactgaaaacataggtgtaaactagttgtgtactcaaagtttactactgttatactgttatacttaaaagtatacttttatatactaggaAGTGGGCCagtttagtcccaaggagtattaaagtagtacactactagtatgctgatatttgaatacttactacataaagtacacttaaaacatacttaaactttacttaagtatacttaataaaataaacttgaagtatacttctttttggtaaggggaGTCATGAAGACTCTAAGAGTCTCTTGGGTAAGTAAGCATCAACAAAACCagccagaacattttaatgCCCTGACATCCACCCTCAACACCCTAACGTCAAAGCATAAGTACAAATAAGCTTGTCGTTGCAGTTCTGTTTAGTAGCACAAAAATTGCACACTTCACCAGAGGTTTTAGAAAGCCAGTCTTACTCAGATGTTACTCAGAAAAAGAGATGAGAAGGATAGAGTTATTCTCAGTTCTTCAGTCTTTAGTAAGAGTAGATATTTGCTAGGGCAGCATGTGCAGTATAAAGAGACGTGACCTGAAGGTTTTCACATGTGTCTGCTTGCTCTCTGCTGGAGTGTGCCGGAGATTTTGGTCACTGCCGAGGCACGTTGGTCGTCGGCGTACTTTAGGGGATCTGTTCGGCACAGGCTTTGGCCAAGGTGGAGAGCACACCACTTTATCACTCTATTGTGACGATGATCTGACCCACGCATGCATCAGTGACCCCTGCATGCGGTGCATGCGCTGCAACCTGTATGTCTTGTAGAACTGACCACAGCACGAATCAGGGAATTGCCTTTTTTGAACAAcactttcattttacttttcatttctgGTTTGCAAAAGGGACTGCCAAAGCATGTGAAATAACTCATGCCCTTGTGAAATACATGGTGTTGACTGATGCATGACTTGTCATGAAAActctgtaaatataaatgtcaaacaaacacaatcacaatttaaacaaattaaagtgaaaatgaaaatttactgttaatttactcacgcTCAAGACATCCAAGAataaagaagatttttagctgaaaccgtgagtcttggtgattcataaaagGCAAGTCAGTGGCTGCCCATAtgagaataaataaaagcatatcAGTTTGCAGAAAAGAGTCAGATTTGTCCGTTACCTGGATTACcggtaataatttattaaataatgttaaatttcttGCACAGACCAGTCGTTtcgcttcataagacctcagtATATCATCAGGAGCCACGGGTATTCATTTTGTGCTCCTTGATAtgcttttttattctcaaatacAGGCAGCTGCtcattaattaaatcattaataacattcataaaataataatataatattattcaataaataaatattacatttgctCATACGTGTTCATATCTTCATGTTCATATCTTTAAATATACTTCAACATGTAACTCAAAATGATGCCTTAAACCATACAGCTTATTGAGTCTAGTatcatgttaaatgataaatctGAATAACCCATATATTTACACAATTTGACATTCTGGGAGCAAGtatgaaatgcaaaaatgatAAAGCTGAAGTTTGTCTCTGGCATAGAAGTGAATCTGAATTTAAACCCATCAAACCTGGTGTACTCATGTTATGTTTAGATTGTGATTTTGTTGGTAGCATGTGAAAATAATCATTCTTCCCAGCAGATGTGCTTATGCTGTGAGTAGTTTGAGTCACTGGTCAGATCCTCCCCACCCTCCTTCATCTGCTATTCATCAGAAAGCTCAAAACAGAAAGAGGAAATGCAGATTACAAGCAGCCATTCACTGTAAAAGTGCAAATGTTAAAAGCGAAACTTTTTCCACTATATCATATTTACCACTGCACGTTTTCAACAGTTTTGGCAAAACAATGAAAGCATTATAAGCTGATGAGtcttctaaaaaataataataataatgttatggATATCATTGTTTTCAAGCAACTGGACACTTTCTGGTTGTCAAGCTTTAGTGAAACATAATtgtatttgtgtacatttttgtgcaaaataaagaaaacctaAGTGGTAAACGGGCTGTAGTGGTTGGATGTTTTTCACGAATGGcacttttaactaaaatttcaaatatCCCTTTCATATCCTCAGAGGAAAAGTACACCGCGATCTATCCATACGCTGCACGCGATCAAGATGAAATTGATTTGGAGAGAGGCATGACTGTAGAGGTCATTCAGAAAAACTTGGAAGGCTGGTGGAAGATCAGGTAAAATCAAACCCAAATGTCCTCAGAACACGTACTTAACAGGCATTTTCTTACAGCATTGTCCATTTCGCCCTCATAGATACCAAGGAAAAGAGGGCTGGGCCCCGGCGTCCTATCTGAAGAAAGCTGATATCCTCAGTCAGAAGATGGCAGCTGGAGCTCCAGTTCATGCCAGCACTAATGACCTAGACGTTGCTTGCAAACAGCAAAATGCCAACAAGGAAAACAAGGAGAATCAGCGCGACCGATTTTCACCATTTTCAGAAAGCAAGCGCAGTAAGCAACagtttgtttcattaaaatctataaaaaaaaacaaaaaaaacaaacaaactaaaatatctGTAGCCATTTGGAATCAACGGCAGCCACGGCATTGTAATCGCGATGCGATTGATGCTATTTAGTACACGCAGTGACAAAACAACGATTTTTACTTGCATTTGGCGTTTGGCGAGTGTTAGTTTTAGGCCCTGGTTGCTGAACTTAAGGTTTCTCAAATAGGCTAAATAATCTCCAAAAATGTGATCAAGGTCCAGAAGCagagataaaaaaataatattaatggaTCCCAAGTTGTGTCATTCAGAAATATAATGGCCAGATTAGTACCATTTACTTGCTTGATTGTAGTCCACTCTCAGTGCTGGGTTTGCATCAGGAAGGGTatttggtgtaaaataaatatgcagatATTCTTGCAACCCCTAACAGGAACAGCCAAAAATAAGAGAAGCCAAGAGAAACAGGAGATTGTGACCCTCTAATCTCTGCCCTCTTCTCTTTTGCAGAAGCAGGAGCACGACAGAGGCCTCCACCACGCCGGGATCTTACTATAGTAAGGGTCATCATTTACAATTGCATCTCAAATATTTCTAATTCTGTCTTCAGGGTTTACAGATACTCAAGGGGTGTTTCTCATTTTTCATTTGTGCATCCTCATTTCCTTTCTTTGCTTCCTTTCATGGCATCTTAGCCCCACCCCCTTAGGACTCCTCAGGAAGCTTCCTCACTCTTTGTTCCTCACCTCCTCGTGGTGCATTTAGACCCAAGATTTCTCAGCTCTGGCCCtcgagatccactttcctgcagtgtttagctccaaccttgatcaaactcacctgccagTATCTATCTAATcttaaagaccttgattagcttgttcaagtgtgtttgattagtgTTGGAgttgaactctgcaggacggTGGACCTTGAGgaccagagttgagaacccctgatTGAGAAAATTGAGATGCCCTTCAAGAtgccttgattctgattggtttcCAACACACGGGCTGGAGGACTGAGAAGCGAGGAAACAAGGAAGCATCAGTTTGAGAATTAAGAAGCACCCAAGACATGCTAATAACTCTTGGCCTGTCTCTTGTTCTAGCCACGAGGAGCAAATCTGCCTAAACCTCCAGTGCCCCCACAAGTAGAGGAGGAGTATTACACCATAGCTGACTTTCAGACGACCATCCCAGACGGCATTAGCTTCCAGGCAGGAGTGAAAGTTGAAGTGAGTATAGCAGCAGAGAATACTTCAGCTTTCATTTTTTGACTAGTTCTCAAATGAACACATGCATCTCTATAATTACCTCACATCTTGCACTTGCAGGTCATCGAGAAGAACTCCAGTGGTTGGTGGTACATTCAGATCGATGATAAAGAAGGCTGGGCTCCAGTCACATTCATTGACAAATACAAGAAGACTAGCAGTGCCTCTAGGCCTAACTTTTTGGCCCCCCTTCCTGGTGAGATGGGTCAGCTGAAGCTTGATGATACCTCAAGCAATAATGCCAACTCTGAGCAAAGTTGGTCCAAACCCCTGCCAGATGAACCTTCATCCAACTCTGATGTTTCCACTCGTTCCAAGCTGAGAGAATGGAAGCCCAATGCAGTCAAGAGCAGCTCCCATTTTTCAGGGCCTTTGCCTCCTCCTCCATCCTCACCCACGGCTGAAGAGAAGCCAGCTTTACCGCCAAGGAGAGAATCCATCAACAAGAGCCTGGAACTGGAGGACAAACCCAAAGCAGACCTTTCTAAACCTCTCCCGCCCAAACCACCAGCCCCAGGGGTCATCGTCCCAATGGTGACTCCAAAAGCAGCTCCTCTCAAACCAGACAAACCCCCAGAGATGAAGAAGGAGGAGAAGAACAAGCAGCTCTACCTGCGCAACGAGATGGGCTTGGAGTGTGGCCACAACGTCTCGGCCAAGGAGGTGAAAAAGTTCAACCTAAAGCATGTGGCCAAGCAGCCTCCCAAACCCAAACCAGATTTGCAAGAAGACAAGCCGGATTCGGCCAGCCCAGCCCCGTTCCTCAAGCCGAAACCAGTGCTCAGACCAAAACCCCCACCTGCAACCAAACCAGAGCCAGTGGCTAAGAACGAGCTGGACATCACAAACCTTCGGAGTAAGCTTCGCCCATCTAAACCTCCAGAGCTCGGCGGCAACTCGACTGATCCCAACCAACAGAGTGATACGCCATCCAGCAACCCCCCAAATAATGGCAGAACTAATGAGGAGTCCAAATTCCCCAGTAAACAACAAAACGGTCATGACCCGTCAGAAACAACTAAACCACCAACAGCCGCACCAAAAGAGCCTCCCCAAAGGCCTTCTGTGGCGCCTAGAAGACCTCCTCCACCAAAGAAGTGTCCTGAGCCAGCCAGTCCTACAGAAGCTCCCAAAGCTCCCCAGAAAGACTTGCCGGAGGCCAAGCCACCCGGCCCTCCTCAGAGCAGACCCCCGCcacccaaaacaaaaccaaaggaGACGGAGGGACCCAAGCCCAAAGTACCCGTGCCACCGAAGCCCCTCATTAAGACGGACAAACCGGGGCCTCCGAGAGACAAGCTCCCACCTCTTATCAAGGAGCCGGCCAAAGAGGAGCTGTTCTTAGCTGTGGCGGACTTTGAAGGAGACGAGCAGACGCCTGGCTTCAAAGAGGGTGCTGTTTTCGAAGTTCTGGAGAGAAATAATAGCGGCTGGTGGTTTTGTAAAAGTGTGAGCGATGGGCCAGTGATGGAGGGCTGGTTCCCTTCCAATTACCTGACCAAGAAACCTTAGGTACTCTTGACTTAGCTGCCTAAAGAAACTTATTTAATTAACATCTGTTATTTATGggtacctttttttaaaaatgacattccATCCTTTGCAAGTTCAAACAGGCCATAATaatttgtttgcttgcttttttttgtaactCTTTTCCCTTTCGGGGAAAACCATGTGTGCTTTCATATGTTAGCACTGAACATCAAGGTTCTTGCCTAATCTTATGTTAATCAAACGTTATATGTATCGCTAAAGGTTTAAGTGACTAGCAGTATATGCAGCCTTCATGATAATGTGCCTCAATATAATACGCAAAGCGCTCTGTGCTTTTGGTGTCGATTATGCAAACGTGATGTCTATCAGCAGATTAGAAATTCTATATTACGCATACTATGAAACCGTACAAGTAGCAGGCTTGAGCTTACGTGGCAAAATCAACGCCTGGAGAATTTGTTGAACTAGCTTCCTATTGTTACGTTTCCATTTTGAAGCTTTTAGTTTACAGAAATTGGTCTGCTTTCTGGTTCTAACACTATGAAACGCTACAAATCGTGTTGCTTATTTATCtactttacttttttgtttcagtctgcacttttttttatagaCTTTACGTAGAAATCTGCACTGCGGAACTGACGAGTAAAGGGAAGGTGCAGAACGAGGAGAAAcaggaaacacaaacacatggcCTTAAGGGTTACAGAACAGTGGCACCCAtttcttatttcatttttatttgatttctgtCACATGAATGTTTTAGCAAACATTGATATTAAAAAAGCAACCCCCTTAATGCAGTACCAATCATATACATTAGTGAATAACAGAATACCTCAGAACAGCCATAATATTGTCATTGTTTTATATCGTCAGTATTGCCCAAACAAAGTATTTTCATATCACTGACAAAGGTGCTTTAGATATTTTACGATCATTGTCAAATGTTTTAACATTCATGCTTGACTGGCTTCAAGCATACATTTgataaacatgtttatttttaacactacatttgaaaatgtggtTTATTATTTTACGAAACTATTTCTTGTCTTTTTTGACAGTTTTGTTATCCGTTCATTTATCAGAAAGCAGTGTTAAATAGGTGCCCAGGCTCACTTGACAATACCGGGAGCACCGAAAAATCCTATGTTTGTTTTGCTCTATGGTCATCAGCTCCTAGTTGCTATAAAATGCATTCATAAAAGCGCTccatctataaaaaaaaatgtgcaacaaaTGCAAGTGCCTGAGTTTGGAAAGGAAAATGGAAGGTGTTCTTAATAGGTTTTTGCAAGAAAATgactatgagaaaaaaaaaatcatatgaagGATAAAAGAGAGAAGAGGGAAAATGCTGCAAGTATGAAACTTGAGTTTCACAGATATATAAAATTCATGTTGAAACTCAAACCAggtaaaaatgaacaaaggcaAGATGACATGGGTaacctgtttgtttgttgttttctaagcatttttgtgatgttttgtcCGTAGTATTTCAAGTTTtgacttttaacttttttcttaatgtaaatcaaataaacatttcaaatagtcaaaaaatgttttattattattattttgagcaATTTCATTTATACTGGTATTAAAACTATGAGAGTTATCAACAGTAAACTTCTTGCTGTCTTCAGTTTATGGAATTGTCTTTTTTGAGTTTTCtggttaatttattttcttacagAATTTAAGGGAACTTCATTTTtattaccaaaacaaaaaactataactGGATTTTGGAAGTTTGGAAGTCAGGGGTCTTCAAACTCCCTCAAATGGTGTTTGACCCATTTCCTAAAAGTAAGCAATAAAGGAGAGCCGAACACGTTATTTGTGTCttataaatgtactttaattttcctcaaaattaCATGCAGAATTATTATTTGCAGTAAATCAACTAGGAATGAAACCAATTGGTGACTAATATCaaattatgtaaacatattaaatatcTCACATTAATGTGTTTGCTTGAAAGTCCATATCTTTAAATGGACATATTTTTAGATAAAACCTTTCCCAAAATTTTTCAGTGATCTTTGGCTGATACAAATTTACATGGAGGTAACAAGATTTGTGAAATGTTTAATGAAGGTGGAAACACCAGTACTGTACATCTTTGGTTCTGTGGCTTGATTACgttattgaatattttataaAGTACTTTGTAAACTACCctgctgaaagaaaaaaaaaacaaaacaaaacaaaaaaacagacaccatcacaaaatttgtaatggttttactggctataatgggacttgtattggttttaatggaaactgtaatggaccctgttggtctctactggtaattggtcaccttctattggtgttaaaaccaataaatcctGATGGAATATGTCCAAAAACgtactacagaaaaacattttgtgtggtttgtaatgtttgtaatggcatttgtagtggaaaccattagaatttcctgtgatggttctattgtttgtttgtacaaTTTTAAGGAAATATTATTGAGCAGAAGTTTTGAACTATTAAGATTTATTTACcaaggctttatttatttaatgtaaaatatatatataattaattctgtgaaatattgctaatgatttctgaaggatattGTGACACTAAAGATTGTAGTACCCTAATGGCTgcggaaaattcagcttttccatcacaAAGATGGTATTCAAAGTATAAAATTGACGTT encodes:
- the sh3pxd2b gene encoding SH3 and PX domain-containing protein 2B isoform X2 encodes the protein MPRRTVHEVTVQDVQKRRNPNKHYVYIIKVAWSDGSTEIIFRRYSKFFDLQMELLDKFPVEGGQKDPKRRIIPFLPGKILFRRSHIRDVAMKRLKPINEYCRALIQLPVYISQCEEVRVFFETRPEDLNPPKEEPSGKKKSGGDSSSADPLLLDQYVAVTDYEKQESSEISLYVGQVVEVIEKNESGWWFVSTEDAQGWVPATCLEAQDDPDDFSLPAEEEEKYTAIYPYAARDQDEIDLERGMTVEVIQKNLEGWWKIRYQGKEGWAPASYLKKADILSQKMAAGAPVHASTNDLDVACKQQNANKENKENQRDRFSPFSESKRKAGARQRPPPRRDLTIPRGANLPKPPVPPQVEEEYYTIADFQTTIPDGISFQAGVKVEVIEKNSSGWWYIQIDDKEGWAPVTFIDKYKKTSSASRPNFLAPLPGEMGQLKLDDTSSNNANSEQSWSKPLPDEPSSNSDVSTRSKLREWKPNAVKSSSHFSGPLPPPPSSPTAEEKPALPPRRESINKSLELEDKPKADLSKPLPPKPPAPGVIVPMVTPKAAPLKPDKPPEMKKEEKNKQLYLRNEMGLECGHNVSAKEVKKFNLKHVAKQPPKPKPDLQEDKPDSASPAPFLKPKPVLRPKPPPATKPEPVAKNELDITNLRSKLRPSKPPELGGNSTDPNQQSDTPSSNPPNNGRTNEESKFPSKQQNGHDPSETTKPPTAAPKEPPQRPSVAPRRPPPPKKCPEPASPTEAPKAPQKDLPEAKPPGPPQSRPPPPKTKPKETEGPKPKVPVPPKPLIKTDKPGPPRDKLPPLIKEPAKEELFLAVADFEGDEQTPGFKEGAVFEVLERNNSGWWFCKSVSDGPVMEGWFPSNYLTKKP
- the sh3pxd2b gene encoding SH3 and PX domain-containing protein 2B isoform X1, with the translated sequence MPRRTVHEVTVQDVQKRRNPNKHYVYIIKVAWSDGSTEIIFRRYSKFFDLQMELLDKFPVEGGQKDPKRRIIPFLPGKILFRRSHIRDVAMKRLKPINEYCRALIQLPVYISQCEEVRVFFETRPEDLNPPKEEPSGKKKSGIVERATTFLKRGGDSSSADPLLLDQYVAVTDYEKQESSEISLYVGQVVEVIEKNESGWWFVSTEDAQGWVPATCLEAQDDPDDFSLPAEEEEKYTAIYPYAARDQDEIDLERGMTVEVIQKNLEGWWKIRYQGKEGWAPASYLKKADILSQKMAAGAPVHASTNDLDVACKQQNANKENKENQRDRFSPFSESKRKAGARQRPPPRRDLTIPRGANLPKPPVPPQVEEEYYTIADFQTTIPDGISFQAGVKVEVIEKNSSGWWYIQIDDKEGWAPVTFIDKYKKTSSASRPNFLAPLPGEMGQLKLDDTSSNNANSEQSWSKPLPDEPSSNSDVSTRSKLREWKPNAVKSSSHFSGPLPPPPSSPTAEEKPALPPRRESINKSLELEDKPKADLSKPLPPKPPAPGVIVPMVTPKAAPLKPDKPPEMKKEEKNKQLYLRNEMGLECGHNVSAKEVKKFNLKHVAKQPPKPKPDLQEDKPDSASPAPFLKPKPVLRPKPPPATKPEPVAKNELDITNLRSKLRPSKPPELGGNSTDPNQQSDTPSSNPPNNGRTNEESKFPSKQQNGHDPSETTKPPTAAPKEPPQRPSVAPRRPPPPKKCPEPASPTEAPKAPQKDLPEAKPPGPPQSRPPPPKTKPKETEGPKPKVPVPPKPLIKTDKPGPPRDKLPPLIKEPAKEELFLAVADFEGDEQTPGFKEGAVFEVLERNNSGWWFCKSVSDGPVMEGWFPSNYLTKKP
- the sh3pxd2b gene encoding SH3 and PX domain-containing protein 2B isoform X3; the encoded protein is MLFVCEPSKCGPSAGGRFLGGDSSSADPLLLDQYVAVTDYEKQESSEISLYVGQVVEVIEKNESGWWFVSTEDAQGWVPATCLEAQDDPDDFSLPAEEEEKYTAIYPYAARDQDEIDLERGMTVEVIQKNLEGWWKIRYQGKEGWAPASYLKKADILSQKMAAGAPVHASTNDLDVACKQQNANKENKENQRDRFSPFSESKRKAGARQRPPPRRDLTIPRGANLPKPPVPPQVEEEYYTIADFQTTIPDGISFQAGVKVEVIEKNSSGWWYIQIDDKEGWAPVTFIDKYKKTSSASRPNFLAPLPGEMGQLKLDDTSSNNANSEQSWSKPLPDEPSSNSDVSTRSKLREWKPNAVKSSSHFSGPLPPPPSSPTAEEKPALPPRRESINKSLELEDKPKADLSKPLPPKPPAPGVIVPMVTPKAAPLKPDKPPEMKKEEKNKQLYLRNEMGLECGHNVSAKEVKKFNLKHVAKQPPKPKPDLQEDKPDSASPAPFLKPKPVLRPKPPPATKPEPVAKNELDITNLRSKLRPSKPPELGGNSTDPNQQSDTPSSNPPNNGRTNEESKFPSKQQNGHDPSETTKPPTAAPKEPPQRPSVAPRRPPPPKKCPEPASPTEAPKAPQKDLPEAKPPGPPQSRPPPPKTKPKETEGPKPKVPVPPKPLIKTDKPGPPRDKLPPLIKEPAKEELFLAVADFEGDEQTPGFKEGAVFEVLERNNSGWWFCKSVSDGPVMEGWFPSNYLTKKP
- the sh3pxd2b gene encoding SH3 and PX domain-containing protein 2B isoform X4, with protein sequence MCSIKRRDLKVFTCVCLLSAGVCRRFWSLPRHVGRRRTLGDLFGTGFGQEEKYTAIYPYAARDQDEIDLERGMTVEVIQKNLEGWWKIRYQGKEGWAPASYLKKADILSQKMAAGAPVHASTNDLDVACKQQNANKENKENQRDRFSPFSESKRKAGARQRPPPRRDLTIPRGANLPKPPVPPQVEEEYYTIADFQTTIPDGISFQAGVKVEVIEKNSSGWWYIQIDDKEGWAPVTFIDKYKKTSSASRPNFLAPLPGEMGQLKLDDTSSNNANSEQSWSKPLPDEPSSNSDVSTRSKLREWKPNAVKSSSHFSGPLPPPPSSPTAEEKPALPPRRESINKSLELEDKPKADLSKPLPPKPPAPGVIVPMVTPKAAPLKPDKPPEMKKEEKNKQLYLRNEMGLECGHNVSAKEVKKFNLKHVAKQPPKPKPDLQEDKPDSASPAPFLKPKPVLRPKPPPATKPEPVAKNELDITNLRSKLRPSKPPELGGNSTDPNQQSDTPSSNPPNNGRTNEESKFPSKQQNGHDPSETTKPPTAAPKEPPQRPSVAPRRPPPPKKCPEPASPTEAPKAPQKDLPEAKPPGPPQSRPPPPKTKPKETEGPKPKVPVPPKPLIKTDKPGPPRDKLPPLIKEPAKEELFLAVADFEGDEQTPGFKEGAVFEVLERNNSGWWFCKSVSDGPVMEGWFPSNYLTKKP